The DNA region CCCGTTCACCGCCGTCGCCGGCCTGCGTTACGACAGCCAGGACTGGGGGGCCGAAGCCTTCGTCAAGGCCGTGTCGCAAAAGAAACGCGTCAGCAACGACAGCACCTTCAAGGTACCCGGCTACGCCACGCTGGACCTGACCGCCTACTGGAGCCCGGTCCGCAACCACATGCTGCGTGTCGGCGTCTTCAACGTCTTCGACCGCACCTACTGGAACGCCGCCGACGTACGCGGCCTCGCCACCACCGATCGCGTCCTGGCGCGCTTTACCCGGCCCGGGCGCAACGTCAGCGCCAGTTACGAACTAACGTTCTGATCAGCACCCGGCCGGCGTGCACGGCCCCGCGGCCACCCGGCGCATGCCGGTGCAGGTCACCCCGCACAGGTGCCATGCACCGGCAGCAAACCCGCTTTCCGACCATCACCACAACAATGCCAAGGATGAACTGCATGGACCAACCCACCCTCGCCCTGCTCGACCGGTTTCGCGCCTTGCAGGCCGGCACGCCCGGCCTGCGCGCCCGCGATGCGGCCCGCCAGCTCGGGGTCAGCGAATGCGAACTCGTGTTTGCCAATCCGGCCGCCCGGCGCCTGGCCGACGATAACTGGAGCACCCTGCTCCAGTCCGTCGCCAGTCTGGGCCCGGTCATGGCACTGGCCCGCAACGAGGCCTGCGTGCACGAACTCACCGGCGACTACCGCCACGTCCAGATCGAAGGCAAGGTCGGACTCGCCATCAACCCGATCGTCGACCTGCGCTTTTTCCTGTTCCACTGGCGCTACGCCTTTGCGCTGGAAGAATCCACCCCGCGCGGCACCCGGCGCTCGCTACAGTTCTTCGACCGCTACGGACAGGCCATCCAGAAGGTGTACCTGACCGCCGAAAGCGACGTGGCGGCATTTGAAGCCCTGCGCGACCGCTTCGCCATCGACAAGGGCGAAGCGGCATTCGACACCCGCCCGGCGCCGGAACCCGAACAACCCGACAGCGCCATCGACGCCGCCGCCTTCCAGGCTGACTGGCTGGCCCTCAAGGACGTGCACGAATTCCACCCGCTGCTCAAGCAGTACGGGCTGACCCGCCCGCAGGCCTTCCGGCTGGCGCCGGCCGGCCAGGCCTGGCGCGTGCGGGCCGACGCGGTGGAAACCCTGCTGCGCCGTGCGGCCGCCACCGGCCTGCCGGTCATGGTGTTTGCCGGCAACGGCAGCATCATCCAGATTCACACCGGCCCGGTGAAAGAGATCAGGACCGTCGGCGACTGGCTCAACGTCCTCGACCCGCAGTTCAACCTGCACCTGCGTACCAATGACATCGCCGAAGCCTGGGTTACGCACAAGCCCGGCGACAACGGCGTGGTGACGTCGCTCGAGCTTTTCAACGATGCCGGCGAATCCATCGTCACCTTCTTTGGCGAACGCAAGCCCGGCCGGCCCGAACGCCCCGAGTGGCGCCAGCTGGTGTGCGAACTGGCCCCCGAGGAGGCGGACCATGCCTAAGTCCGGCTGGCTCGGCCTCCTTGCCCTGACACTGGCCGCCCCGCTGTGGGCTGCCGAACGGGTGGTGGTGGTCACGTCCGACGTGTCCGACATCGTGGTGGCACTGGGTGCGGCAGGTGAAGTGGTCGGCCGCGACCGCTCCAGCCGCGCACCGGAGCTGGCCCACGCGCCGGAAATCGGGTTTTCGCGCTCGCTGTCGGCCGAAACCATCGCCCGCCGCCAGCCCACGCTGGTACTCGGTAGCGCAGCCGCCCAGCCGCCAACGGTCTGGGAACAGCTGGAACGGCTGCGCGTGCGCGCCGTGGAAGTCTCGGTGCGCGAGGATGGCAGCGACTTTGGCTCCGCCATCCGCAAGGTCGGCGAGCTGGTCGGCCGTCCGGCCGCCGCCGAGGCGCTGGCCCGCGACTGGCAGACCCGCATGGCACCGCGGCCGGCCACCGGCAAACGCTATCTGGTCAGCTACGACGGCACGCTGGTCTCCGGCGCCGGCACGCCGGCCGATACGCTGATCCGCGCTGCCGGCGGCATCAATGCCGCAGCCGGACTCAACGGCAACAAACCGTTATCACGCGAGGCATGGCAGGCGCTGCGGCCGGACGTGATCATCCTCGCCAGCCACAATGCCGCCGTGCATGGCGGTGCCAAAGCGTTTGCCCGACGCCCGGACATCCAGGCCACACCGGCCGGCCGCAACGGCCGGGTGATCGAAATGACGGCCAGGGACGCCATGATGATCGGCCTGCACAGCCCGGCCGTGGTCGAGACCTTGCGGGGGTTGTAAATGCGGGATGTTTCCGTTTCCGGCCGCCGCCCGGTGCTGCCGGGCCTCCTGGTGGTCAGTGTGGTGCTGCCCCTGCTGGCGCTGGCCGCCGGTGGCGATGCGCTGCGCTGGCCGGACTTTTCCGATCCGCTGGTCAGCAGCCTGCGCGTACCGCGCATTCTGGCTGCACTGGCCGTCGGGGCGGCGCTGGCCGCCAGCGGCGCGGCCTTGCAGGCACTGTTCCGCAATCCGCTGGCCGACCCGGGCCTGATCGGCACCTCCAGCGGTGCCGCCCTCGCCGTGGTCACGGTACTGGCCATCGGGGCCGGTGGCTGGTCGCTGCCGCTGGCCGCCTTTGCCGGTGGCCTGCTGGCTACGTGGCTGATCCTGCTGCTGGCCCGGCTGGTGCGTGGCGGGCTGGCGGGGCTGTTGCTGATGGGGCTGGTGGCGGGAGCGTTCTGCGGCGCCATCATGAGCCTCGTCATGTTCCTGTCCGACGACCTGACGCTGCGCTCGGCCACCTCGTGGCTGGCCGGCAACCTGTCTTCGGCCACGCCGGAGCGGCTGGCGATGTGCCTGACGGTGATGGCCGCCGGCATCCTGCTGCTGCTGGGCATCGGCCGTGACCTCGACTGCCTGCTGCTGGGCGAGGATGCCGCCCGTTCGCTGGGCATTGACGTCCGCCGTACCCGCAGGCTGGCCGCCATTGGCGCGGCACTGGCCACCGGCGGCGCCGTGACGCTGTCAGGGGTGATCGGCTTTGTCGGCATGATGATTCCCAACATGCTGGCGGTGCTGGTCGGGGGCTGCCGCCGCCGGCTGATCGCCCTGTCGGCCTGGGCCGGCG from Laribacter hongkongensis DSM 14985 includes:
- a CDS encoding heme/hemin ABC transporter substrate-binding protein, translated to MPKSGWLGLLALTLAAPLWAAERVVVVTSDVSDIVVALGAAGEVVGRDRSSRAPELAHAPEIGFSRSLSAETIARRQPTLVLGSAAAQPPTVWEQLERLRVRAVEVSVREDGSDFGSAIRKVGELVGRPAAAEALARDWQTRMAPRPATGKRYLVSYDGTLVSGAGTPADTLIRAAGGINAAAGLNGNKPLSREAWQALRPDVIILASHNAAVHGGAKAFARRPDIQATPAGRNGRVIEMTARDAMMIGLHSPAVVETLRGL
- a CDS encoding FecCD family ABC transporter permease: MRDVSVSGRRPVLPGLLVVSVVLPLLALAAGGDALRWPDFSDPLVSSLRVPRILAALAVGAALAASGAALQALFRNPLADPGLIGTSSGAALAVVTVLAIGAGGWSLPLAAFAGGLLATWLILLLARLVRGGLAGLLLMGLVAGAFCGAIMSLVMFLSDDLTLRSATSWLAGNLSSATPERLAMCLTVMAAGILLLLGIGRDLDCLLLGEDAARSLGIDVRRTRRLAAIGAALATGGAVTLSGVIGFVGMMIPNMLAVLVGGCRRRLIALSAWAGALFLLAVDTLARNLVWPLDLPVGLMAAFAGPPFFIWLYRRQQRNLIDG
- a CDS encoding hemin-degrading factor, producing MDQPTLALLDRFRALQAGTPGLRARDAARQLGVSECELVFANPAARRLADDNWSTLLQSVASLGPVMALARNEACVHELTGDYRHVQIEGKVGLAINPIVDLRFFLFHWRYAFALEESTPRGTRRSLQFFDRYGQAIQKVYLTAESDVAAFEALRDRFAIDKGEAAFDTRPAPEPEQPDSAIDAAAFQADWLALKDVHEFHPLLKQYGLTRPQAFRLAPAGQAWRVRADAVETLLRRAAATGLPVMVFAGNGSIIQIHTGPVKEIRTVGDWLNVLDPQFNLHLRTNDIAEAWVTHKPGDNGVVTSLELFNDAGESIVTFFGERKPGRPERPEWRQLVCELAPEEADHA